In bacterium, the genomic stretch TTATTCAACCCGGTTCTTCAACCAATTCAGCGATACTCTAATTAGCTAACTATAAAAACAGGCGGGTTCCAAACGGAACCCGCCTGTTTTTTATTTGATTGGTTAAAACTTATTGACTCGTTACTGTTTTCCAAGAAAGACGTTGGTAGGTACCTGTTGTTGGATAGAACGGTGGTGGGTTTATCGCTAGACGGGGGTCGTAGCTATAGTTCTTTGAATAGCCACTGGAGAGTGTGCCGGTTGATGAGTTGAACGTGCCGACGGGTCCTCTTTTTTTCTGGATGACTCCGCCGAGCAGTTTCAATGTGCCGGTGGGTGTTTTCGTGTCGTAGTTCGTTACGTAGAAGCTTCCAGTAGTAGTATTTTGACCGCCTGCTGTCATCACCGCATCGATTTCAAGGTTTTGAGGGGCAGTCGAAGCAATCACTACGTTGTTAGCCACTAGGCCAAGAGTTCCTGCCGCTAAGTTCACTGCATCAGAACTGGATTTCGTCTTGTCGGGTCGAGTGCGGTAAACGAGGTTATCAGCGATTGTAATGTTTTTACCGGCATTTACGTCTGTAGCGATGGTCCATGCTGAGCGTGTCGCGATAGCGCCCATCGTAACTTTATTGTCTGCAACCTCCCCTTTTAATGAGGTGATATTCCCCGTGCAATAAACTGCACCGTTTGTTATTGGGCCGCTGACAGTTGAACCGTCCGGTTTTAATAATGTTGATGATCCATTGGCTACATCGACAGTAACCGTACTCGTACTCGTCCCCTGTTTAATGGTGAAAACCTGCCTGCCTGACGTATCGACCGAAAGCGCCATCGTGCAGTCACCATAGATATAGATACCGCCGCTATTGGATGATTTCAGAGAAACGCCGGTAGTGGTTGGAAAGCCGGTTGATGCTCCCCATGCCGCATTTTTCTGAGCGTCAGTCGAATTGGGGAGAGCAATTGTAGGCATTCCGAGTTGGTATCCCCTGCTACCATTTTCATATATCTTTTTGAAGGTGGTTTCATTTGAAGGCGTGCTTGGGTTATAGGCGATCGATGATCCGCTTACCGTTACCAAATCTTTGAATATGGAAGCGCTTGAGTTGGTATAGTTGATAGAGAGCTTCGATCCGTTTGCGCTGTTGGTATGTGCAGGGCCATCGCAAATATCACCCGTTTTCCACCAGATTGCGCCATTAGTGATACTCGATGATTCCTGATCGGTGAAATAGGCGAATTTCCCGAATGTCGCTTGTTGAATCACAAGTTGCACTGTTTTTGTATTTCCATTAACAGTCCCAACCGACGTTATTGTATATGATTTAAGGTATTGCGTAGCATTGGCCGGATCGGGGGTTATTGTGACCCGATAGGTTCCAGCTCCAAGCGATTGTGCGCCGTTGAAAGGATCAAACGGAGAGGTTTGGGATGGCGGTGTTGATTGATTTCGAACCCATAACGCAGCCATTTCAGCCCCTGACTCTGCAAGGTTGAAACTGGTAGCCTGAAATGTTCTGGTTTGTCCCATATGCAGCCCATTGACAGTGACGGTTAGCACGCCAACCCCCATGAGTGTCACAAGTAGTAACATGATCATGGTCATAATCAAGATAGCGCCGCGTGTTTTTTTCGGAGAAGCAAATCGGTTTTTAATATAGGGTCTCATATCAATAATTCCTTAGGTATACAACTCGCTCAGTTAGGTACGTCGTCTTAGAACCACTCGATCCGGTATTTCTCGCATCTACAGTAATTTGAACGGATCGAGTAGTATCGATGGTGTATCTTACGGCCTGGATATTCCTTGCGACAATACGACTTCCGCCCTTTGACGGATTTCGCCAAAGATAAGTCCCCGTCCTAGTTAATGAACCGGTATTATCAGACAAATAGTAATCGATGGTATTGGTTGGATCCGCCACTTGACGGTTGTAATATCCATTGGCAGTGGTTATAGGATAGGTCAATTGCAAGCGTGTGCCGCTGCTTAGAATTGCGTAGCTCTTGGCTTCTCGAAGATCACTTACGATCTTTTGCATAGCCACAACGGCATCTGAATCCGAGTATGCTTGCACAGTGATGCTATCATAAGATCGCATGGTTGACAAGAGCACTGCGAAGCCGCAGATCGTGACAAAAGCCATTATCCCGACTGAAGTCATCAGCTCAACTAATGTGAATCCGCGGCGATTTCTTAACATTTGATATTACTCCGTATTGCAAATAAGTGCGGTTAAAGTAACCGAACTTATTTTATTTTCAAAGAGAACCTTTTTCCATGAAATAGTAATCGTTACTTGTGTAACCGTTGTATTGATGGCGGCCACTTGGATTGAAGTTGATGCTGCAGGAAGGTAGGTTCCTACTTCATCGGTAACCATAAATGTATAGGGAGAAGTGGCTGGAGTACTATCAATAATTCCAGCATTTTTCATTTCCGTATAGTTCAATCGGCCAAAGCCGATTGCTCTCAATTGGTCAACTTTGTGTTGACAAAGACTGGTGGCTTGTGCGTACTGACCATTCAAGCGACCAGATTGTGCAGAAGAGTGTAGCGTTCCGGCAAATATAATGACCATCGCAGTAATAATCGATAGCGAGATCATGACTTCAAGTAAGGTGAAGCCTGATTGCCGGGGGAAATTGGCGAGCTTTTTGTTTTTATATAATCTTTTGTTCATGACTAGTCCATCTCTATTCATATATTATCGGCGAGAACGAATTATGGCTCTAGCCACTTTCCGATATAACATTTGTAGTTCAATACCGATTTTCCATAAGAAAGTTAATATCCACACCGTCAGTATGCCGGTTTGTCTAGTTCAATTTGCTTAGGCTATATTGAGGATAGGACAAATTTAGTAATACATCAGGGAAGCAGGAGAACTATTTTATTCCAAACGTCCAATAACAATCCTGATGTCAAAACGACTATAATAGAGCTATGAAAAGTCAGTTATCGGGCAAAAAATCCATTGTTCTAAAGGATACTCTGCCGAAATCACTCTATCAAATCGTTCTGCGTTATCCTGATAAACCGGCGATACAAAGTCGAGTTGATGGAGTTTTTCAGCCGATTACGTTTAAAGAACTATGGCAGGAAATCACTCAGTTCTCTCGCGGCTTGTGGGCGCTTGGTATTCGTCCGGGAGATCGAGTGGGATTATGGGCTGAAAATAGTGTCCGCTGGTCAATTGCTGACTGGTCGATTATTAGTCTTGGCGCGATAACAGTGCCGCTTTTCCCAACCCTCACTTCCGATCAGGCCGTTTATATCTTAAATGATGCCCAAGTAAAAGCGGTTGTTGTAGGCGATTCGAAACTCACTAAGAAGATGACTGAAGCGGTTAAGTCTCTCAATGAACCGGCTCCTCTTTTAATTCTTGAAGGTGAGTATGGTGAGGCCATTAGCTATGAAATGGTCAAAGCTAAAGGGATCGCCGCAGACCTGAGCGAAGAGGATTGGTTGTTAGGGATCAAGAGCGCTAAACCGGATGATCTCGTGACATTCATCTACACATCCGGCACAACCGGCGAGCCAAAAGGCGCGATGCTGGATCACCACAATTTCCTAATTAATATTGAAGATGCGCTTCAGGCCTTTTCACTTACTGAAGAAGATAAATTTCTTGGGTTTTTACCTTTAAGTCATATTTTTGGCCGCTTTGGCGACCATTTTCTAGCTGCAGTAGTTGGGGCTACGGTTTATCAGGCGGAAAGTCTATCAAGCTTGCGGGCAGATATTCGAGAAGCAGGACCGACCTTGATGCTCGGCGTCCCGCGTTTCTTTCAAATGGTTCAGCATACAATCACAATTAATGCCGAGAAAGAAACAGGGTTTAAACGCATACTTTTCAATTGGGCGCTGCGGGTGGGCATTCAACGTGCCAAGGCAGTAGGGAACGGGAGAAAACTTTTACCGTGGACCGCTATACAGTTCGCGATTACCGATAAGCTTGTAGGAAAGAAAATCCGCCAAAGGATTGGAGGCCATCTGCGCTTCTTTGTCTCCGGCGGCGCAGCTTTACCGATGGATACTGCTGAGTTTCTTATGGCTTTTGGAATCTTGGTACTTGAAGGATATGGTCTGACTGAAACGCCAACTTTTATCTCCGTTAACCGACCGGAATCAATCCGATTTGGAACAGTGGGCATTCCCGCAGCTCATGTTGAAGTGAAGATAGCCGAAGACGGCGAGATACTCAGCCGCGGTCCGAATACAATGCGCGGCTATTATAACCTTCCCGATGCAACAAAAGAGGCGCTTGATAAAGATGGCTGGTTCCATACCGGTGATATTGGCGCTTATGAAAATGGCTATGTGCGCATCACCGATCGAAAGAAGGACCTGTTGGTACTCAGCAATGGGAAGAATATCGCCCCCCAACATATCGAGAACTTGTTA encodes the following:
- a CDS encoding prepilin-type N-terminal cleavage/methylation domain-containing protein — translated: MLRNRRGFTLVELMTSVGIMAFVTICGFAVLLSTMRSYDSITVQAYSDSDAVVAMQKIVSDLREAKSYAILSSGTRLQLTYPITTANGYYNRQVADPTNTIDYYLSDNTGSLTRTGTYLWRNPSKGGSRIVARNIQAVRYTIDTTRSVQITVDARNTGSSGSKTTYLTERVVYLRNY
- a CDS encoding prepilin-type N-terminal cleavage/methylation domain-containing protein; translation: MNKRLYKNKKLANFPRQSGFTLLEVMISLSIITAMVIIFAGTLHSSAQSGRLNGQYAQATSLCQHKVDQLRAIGFGRLNYTEMKNAGIIDSTPATSPYTFMVTDEVGTYLPAASTSIQVAAINTTVTQVTITISWKKVLFENKISSVTLTALICNTE
- a CDS encoding long-chain fatty acid--CoA ligase, which encodes MKSQLSGKKSIVLKDTLPKSLYQIVLRYPDKPAIQSRVDGVFQPITFKELWQEITQFSRGLWALGIRPGDRVGLWAENSVRWSIADWSIISLGAITVPLFPTLTSDQAVYILNDAQVKAVVVGDSKLTKKMTEAVKSLNEPAPLLILEGEYGEAISYEMVKAKGIAADLSEEDWLLGIKSAKPDDLVTFIYTSGTTGEPKGAMLDHHNFLINIEDALQAFSLTEEDKFLGFLPLSHIFGRFGDHFLAAVVGATVYQAESLSSLRADIREAGPTLMLGVPRFFQMVQHTITINAEKETGFKRILFNWALRVGIQRAKAVGNGRKLLPWTAIQFAITDKLVGKKIRQRIGGHLRFFVSGGAALPMDTAEFLMAFGILVLEGYGLTETPTFISVNRPESIRFGTVGIPAAHVEVKIAEDGEILSRGPNTMRGYYNLPDATKEALDKDGWFHTGDIGAYENGYVRITDRKKDLLVLSNGKNIAPQHIENLLRLSEYIAEAVALGDGQAVVSALILPDFERLTKWIAENGLPSKSSELIEHPKLKELIRSEIDKVNRELADYEKVKRFEFISEQFSVEGGELTPTLKVKRRVIRQKFEPIIKRMSRGGD